The proteins below come from a single Panicum hallii strain FIL2 chromosome 7, PHallii_v3.1, whole genome shotgun sequence genomic window:
- the LOC112899643 gene encoding trichohyalin-like, which yields MRGYEYETNGYHRAVEYEYEDEYYDQDEYEEDGSGAGDEYVEEEEPLEGQKEILELRERLKEQIRRKAKAAAASAAGRSSSSHDRVPPTRDNKFGSFFGPSKPVISRRVIEERKSLKELHSTISRDPRPSVVHRDVPSSSKVQNRVNGHQHKPKIVNEVKKKAEALKDNRDYSFLLSDDADLSSSPKEKSAARSSFSQKADREVMHSAAKSKAPTSQPARLSNGYGSKNTLSTQRHAEGRVDSMRREALSNRERVVSRDSERMHSIVRNGSNQASNSKITSQKLPTKGPIANRHLSKDLNDPALRKGSVASRHEIDRPKSSQSQRMQSAGQRPQLSSHGQRPQQSVQQRPQQSLPNRRPQQVSQGQRPQQSLQSQRPQQSSHVQKLQSSQTHRPQMQSNRSQSMQVQRPLSSQGQYLEQRRVQANDRVKQVERQIRPPSKPMPSRPLSSNGIRDDHAKRKQVVKRRFDEDEDEEDPLAMIRNMFGYDPRKYAGRDEDDSDMEADFATIEREEKRSARIARQEDEEQLRLIEEEERREQERKRRKMARGR from the exons ATGAGGGGCTACGAATACGAGACCAAT GGTTACCATCGAGCAGTGGAGTATGAATATGAAGACGAGTATTATGATCAAGATGAGTACGAGGAGGATGGTTCAGGTGCTGGGGATGAGTATGTTGAGGAGGAAGAACCTCTAGAGGGACAAAAGGAGATCCTTGAGTTGAGAGAGCGGCTAAAGGAGCAGATTAGAAGAAAGGCAAAGGCTGCTGCCGCCAGTGCAGCTggccgctcttcttcctcccatgATAGAGTTCCTCCAACCAGGGATAACAA ATTTGGCTCTTTCTTTGGACCATCTAAGCCGGTGATTTCTCGACGAGTGATTGAAGAAAGAAAGTCATTGAAAGAACTGCATAGCACAATCTCAAGAGATCCAAGGCCTTCTGTAGTACAT aGGGATGTGCCATCCTCCTCTAAAGTTCAAAATAGAGTAAATGGACATCAGCATAAACCAAAGATAGTTAATGAG GTAAAGAAGAAGGCTGAGGCACTTAAGGATAACCGGGATTATTCATTTCTACTCTCAGATGATGCTGACCTTTCATCCTCTCCAAAGGAGAAATCTGCAGCTAGATCTTCCTTTTCTCAAAAGGCTG ATCGTGAGGTGATGCATTCAGCAGCAAAGAGCAAGGCGCCAACAAGTCAACCTGCACGGCTGTCAAATGGATATGGATCTAAGAACACATTGTCAACCCAAAGACATGCTGAAGGTAGGGTAGATTCCATGAGAAGGGAGGCTTTGTCAAATAGAGAAAGGGTGGTTTCACGTGACAGTGAGAGGATGCATAGTATTGTTAGAAATGGATCCAACCAGGCAAGTAATAGCAAAATTACAAGCCAAAAGCTTCCAACCAAGGGTCCTATTGCTAATAGGCATCTTTCAAAGGATTTGAATGATCCAGCACTGAGGAAGGGTAGTGTAGCCTCGAGGCATGAGATCGACAGGCCAAAATCCTCGCAAAGTCAGAGGATGCAGTCAGCTGGTCAGAGACCACAGCTTTCTTCCCATGGTCAGAGGCCACAACAATCGGTGCAGCAGAGGCCACAACAGTCATTGCCGAATAGAAGGCCACAGCAGGTGTCACAGGGTCAGAGGCCACAACAGTCCTTGCAGAGTCAAAGACCGCAGCAGTCTTCACATGTTCAGAAATTGCAATCTTCACAAACTCACAGACCACAGATGCAAAGTAACAGGTCTCAGTCAATGCAAGTGCAAAGGCCTCTTTCTTCGCAGGGTCAATACTTGGAGCAAAGAAGAGTTCAGGCAAATGATAGAGTAAAACAAGTAGAAAGGCAGATCCGACCTCCTTCAAAACCCATG CCATCTCGGCCTCTCTCTTCCAATGGAATACGTGATGATCATGCAAAGAGAAAGCAAGTGGTGAAAAGAAGATttgatgaagatgaagatgaggaggacCCCCTTGCCATGATCAGAAATATGTTCGG GTATGATCCTAGAAAATATGCTGGCAGAGATGAGGATGATAGTGACATGGAAGCAGATTTTGCTACTATAGAGAGGGAAGAGAAAAGAAG TGCAAGGATTGCTAggcaggaggatgaggagcaACTCCGCCTGATTGAGGAGGAAGAGAGACGTGAGCAGGAGAGGAAGAGGCGAAAGATGGCACGGGGCCGATAG
- the LOC112899644 gene encoding NAC domain-containing protein 22-like, producing the protein MAGVERPSGGGDDKEDNYTLGFRFKPTLRELVDFYLLPKLLDKPTVPNDAVIEADAYECDPEILTKRYEERGADDNWYFLSPRSRRYPGGDRPTRRTADNRGRWKPSTGQSKPGKKGAAGHSKANKGPRKNLSVGAVKFTENTLAYYAGEPKNETKTKWLMHELTVPEPGKERALKSATREKPRDHMLLNKYVMCRIYKSPLKKWRELEDEEGSNSSAPACDEEAPTSSQPGPAPESVAETSSPRATSSKSAGKRPAVVQPSRHANAPNKRVSSRQNLPPGPPRPTKHANGGGGMRAPPAGVGAAGYYHGVPGLPPLMQWPPPPMYTSMQGPVQLQRPPLTNGPHGQGPPVLRLCPPHRAAAATVPNSLGRTAMMRPPNLAARQPPPFSRPPPGQLQLQPQQQMEDMKARK; encoded by the exons ATGGCAGGAGTGGAGAGACCGAGCGGAGGGGGAGACGACAAGGAAGACAACTACACGCTGGGGTTCCGGTTCAAGCCGACGCTCCGGGAGCTCGTGGACTTCTACCTCCTCCCCAAGCTGCTCGACAAGCCGACCGTGCCCAACGACGCCGTCATCGAGGCGGACGCGTACGAGTGCGACCCGGAGATACTCACCA AAAGGTACGAGGAGAGGGGCGCGGACGACAACTGGTACTTCCTGTCGCCGAGGAGCCGCAGGTACCCGGGAGGGGACAGGCCGACGCGGCGCACGGCAGACAACCGCGGCCGGTGGAAGCCGTCGACGGGCCAGTCGAAGCCAGGGAAGAAGGGCGCGGCGGGCCACTCCAAGGCGAACAAGGGTCCCAGGAAGAACCTCAGCGTCGGCGCGGTCAAGTTCACCGAGAACACCCTCGCCTACTACGCGGGCGAGCCCAAGAACGAGACCAAGACCAAGTGGCTGATGCATGAGCTGACCGTCCCGGAGCCCGGGAAAGAGAGAGCTCTCAAGAGCGCGACCCGCGAAAAGCCCAGAGACCACATGCTG TTGAACAAGTACGTCATGTGTAGGATCTACAAGAGCCCGTTGAAAAAATGGAGAGAGCTCGAGGACGAGGAGGGCAGCAACAGCTCCGCCCCCGCGTGTGACGAGGAGGCGCCAACCTCGTCGCAGCCCGGGCCGGCGCCGGAGAGCGTCGCGGAGACGTCATCCCCGCGGGCGACGTCGAGCAAGAGCGCGGGCAAGAGGCCCGCGGTGGTGCAGCCGAGCAGGCACGCCAACGCGCCGAACAAGCGGGTTTCGTCCCGGCAGAATCTGCCCCCGGGACCGCCACGGCCCACGAAGCAcgcgaacggcggcggcggcatgcgAGCGCCGCCGGCCGGAGTCGGAGCAGCAGGGTACTACCACGGCGTACCAGGGCTGCCCCCGCTGATGcagtggccgccgccgccgatgtaCACCAGCATGCAGGGACCGGTGCAGCTGCAGCGGCCGCCGTTGACGAACGGGCCCCACGGGCAGGGGCCGCCGGTGCTGAGGCTATGCCCGCCGCACCGGGCCGCCGCTGCAACCGTCCCCAACTCTCTTGGTCGGACGGCGATGATGCGTCCACCGAACCTAGCAGCCAGACAGCCGCCGCCCTTCTCGCGACCGCCACCAGggcagctgcagctgcagccgcagcagcagatgGAGGACATGAAAGCGCGCAAATAG